The Dehalococcoidales bacterium genome includes the window TTTGCCGGCGCCGTTGGGACCCAGGAAACCGAAGAACTCTCCCTGATTAACTTGAAAACTGGCATGATCAACCGCCACAAGTTGTCCAAAAACTTTAGTTAGGTCCTTTACTTCAAGAGCAAAACCCTGATTTTTCAATAGACGGCTCCTTTAAATCAAAGCCAGCGGGTTAATTCATATTATCCGCTGGCTTTTAGTTTCATTAACGGTCGAGGTTCAAGAGGGTTGAATTTACACTTCTTTTTTAAGCTCAGCCAAACGCTCCTCTACTCCTTTGGCCTCTGCTTGAAGCTGCTTCAGATATTCTTCTAACCTGGCGATGATTTCTTCGCGGGGGATAAAACGCCGGTGGAATCCCATTCCTCCGTGATGCTGGTGGCAACCGCATCCACAACCACCGTGGTGGTGCCCTTCTCCATACATACTATGATGACTGTGTCCGCCGCACCCACAATCTTCCCCATGACTTTCCTGCCTGCCCTCGTGCTGCTCTCCATGATGGCTACCGTGTTCACTACAACCGCAGTTTTCTTCCCTGTGCATAAATACCTCCTCATTATAAGTCTATAAGTAACAACTTATAGACTTAGTTTAATATATGGGAATTATCCTGTCAACAAGGGGGGCGAGTTAAAAAGGAAAGATAGTGGGCCAGGCAGCGGCTTATGGCAGATGACAGTTTTGCCGGCAGGAGTCTTCTTCGCAAATTTTATCGAATTCGAGTGTGGTGGAAAGAACTCCCTGGCAGCGTTTCAGCCCTTCAGGATCAATCAGATAGTGCATGCGGAAACCGCGTTTCTCTCCGATGACCAATCCGACCGACTTTAATACCCGGAGATGCTGGGAAACGGCCGGTTGAGTTATGCCAAGCAACTGTGAAAGGTTATTGACACAGCGGCAGCCGGGGGGATTCTGGCGGCAAAGGACCTGGAGCAGTTTTAGCCGGGTAGGATCCGCCAGCGCGGCGAATAACTCCGCTTGTTCCTTTATTTTAGTAACGTCCAGCAGTGTTTTTTCTTGCATTCCATTAAACATAATAACGATGAATGAGATGGGCTGTCAATTAACTACGAACTGACTGGAACTAATTCGTAGTTCCAAAGTAAAGATTTCACAATCAAGTAAACAATAACTCTAGGTTCTAAATGGGACTCTTATTGAGTCACAAAAACTCATTTAGTCGACTACAAAGAAGTCTGCTCTATCGAAATATAAACGATGACCCGCTTTTGACCGCCGGATACGCAGATGATAGAATTACCGGAGTGGGGAGTAGCCAGCCGTATATCGGGTTCGGGCAGTCGTCAGCACGGAGCTAGCCTCCCGGCTGTCCGCTAGATACTTAGACTAGTGGCGAGACCATTACGGCGTAATATGCCGTGTGGTTTCGCCGTTTTTATTTCTTACCGCTTGTTCCCGGAGGGGCATAACATACATGGAAAATTGGCACAATTTGAGTATTGATGAGTCATTACGGCAACTGGCGGTTCAGTCTACCGGTTTGACGGAAGATGAGGTGGGGAAACGGCGTCTTGAGTACGGCGCCAATGAACTGGAGACCAAGAAAAATATCTCCAGGCTACTCATATTCTTAAACCAGTTCAAAAGCCCGCTCATTTACGTTTTAGCCGTTGCGGCCATAGTGTCTTTCGTCATCGGGCATTCTACGGATGCATTCGTAATATTAGGCATACTGATTCTGAACGCGGCGATAGGGTTTTTCCAGGAAACGCAGGCGGAAAAGTCCATGAACGCGCTGCTGGAGCTGGCTTCTCCTAAAGCGAAGGTAAGGCGGGATAATAAGCTTGCCATCAAGCCGGCCAGAGAACTGGTGCCCGGCGATATCATACACTTGGAGGCCGGTGATAAAGTGCCTGCCGACGCCAGGCTGATAGAAGCCGCCAATCTGAAAGCCAACGAGTCCGCCCTGACCGGAGAATCCATGCCGGTGGAGAAGAACACCCGGACCATCGCCGGTGAAGCCGTGATTGCCGACCAGCTCAACATGACTTTCCTGGGGACGGCGATAACCGGCGGCCGGGCCACCGCGCTGGTGGTCAAAACCGGCATGTCCACAGAGATGGGACAGATCGCCCGCGGCTTGCAGGAAGTCAAACCGGAACCCACTCCCCTGCAGAAAAACGTCGGCCAGTTGAGCCGCTACCTGATGATCCTTTTCCTTGGCGCGACGGCGCTGCTTCTGGTCGCCGGCTTGATAAAAGGGATGAACTGGACAGAAATCTTCCTGGTGACGATAGCCGCCGCCGTATCCGCTATTCCGGAAGGGCTGCCGGCGGTATTGACCGTCGTGCTGTCCATCGGGATGCGGGCGATGGCCAAACGCAACGCCATCGTGAGGAAGCTGCTGGCAGTAGAGACTTTAGGCTCCGCCACCGTCATTTGTTCAGATAAAACGGGTACCCTGACCATGAACCAGATGACGGTACGACAACTCTTCGACGGTAATAGCTTCATCCAGGTTACCGGCGAAGGATATAACCCCAAAGGCCAGTTCATGAAAGATAACCAGCCGTTATCGGTTGAGGAGAAAGAAAAAGTCAATCTTCTCTTAAAAATCGGCGCTCTCTGCAACGATGCCAGATTAATGTCCCATAATGGGCAGCCGGGCATCATTGGCGACCCTACCGACGGCGCACTGGTGGTCGCAGCGGAAAAGGCCGGTATCGCCAAGGAAGCACTGGAAAAAGAATATCCGAGAATAGATGAAATCCCTTTCGAGAGTGAAAAGCAATACCATGTTACGCTGCATAACCATAACGGTAAGGCTATCGCCTGCATGAAAGGGGCGGCGGAAAAAGTCCTGCAATTCAGCAAGTTCCGGCAGGAAGGAGATAAGACCGTCCCTATCCAGCCGGATGACTTACAGGGGATTACCGCGGCGGCCAACCGCATGGCACAGGAAGCATTGCGCGTGATTGCGCTGGCATACCTCGATCTGCCGCCGGGCACCGGGGAATTGCCGGATGATTTTCTGCAGCGCGGCCTTATTTTCGCGGGGTTGGTGGGGATGGAAGACCCGCCGCGGGAAGAAGCCAAAACCGCCGTCAAACACTGCAAGGAAGCCGGCATCAAGGTAGTGATGATAACCGGCGATAATAAAGTTACGGCGGAGTCTATCGCCCGGCAGCTGGAGCTGCCGCCGGGCAAGGCGGTGACCGGGGCGGAGCTTTCACGGATGACGGATGAAGAACTGCATGAAGAAGTAGAAAATATTTCCGTTTTTGCACGCATCGAGCCGCTGCACAAATTGAGAATCGTCAATGCCTTTAAGAGCCGCGGGCATGTCGTCGCCATGACGGGAGACGGCGTGAATGACGCCCCGGCGCTCAAGGCCGCCGATATCGGTATCGCGATGGGCATCACCGGCACGGACGTGGCCAAGGAAGCCAGCAATATGGTTCTGGCGGATGATAATTTCGCGTCCGTGGTGGCGGCGGTGGATGAAGGGCGGGCGATATTCAACCGCTTGCGAAACGTCATTTTCTACATGCTGAGCACCAATATCGGCGAGTTAATGGTATTGATATTAAGCGTCCTGTTCCTGGGGCAGTCACCGCTGATGGCAGTACAAATTCTGTGGGTGAACCTGGCCACGGATACCGCCGGCGATATCCCGCTCGGCTTCGAGCCCAAGGTCGGCGACGAACTTAAAAAACCACCTCGGCGCCCCGGTACCGGCTTGATATATCCCGGTCTGCTGCTCCGGACGCTGTTCATAGCTGTCCTCATCGGTATCGGCTCCTTCCTGTTATTCCGCTGGGCCGAACCCCGCATGAGACTGGAAGCCGCGGAGACCATGACCTTTTGTGCCTTAAACACCTTTGTCTGGTTTATCGCCTTCAGCGCCCGCTCCGATGAACACTCCGTTTTCAAGATAGGTTTCTTCAAGAACAAAATACTGGTGCTTTCAATTGCTTTCGTCGCTTTACTACAGGTAGCCATCGTTTACACGCCGTTTTTACAGACAGCTTTTCATACCGCGCCGATACGGTTAATGGACTGGGGCATCATTATCGGCGCCGGGCTGGCCTTGTTCCTGCTGGAAGAAACCCGCAAGCACTTTTTCCCCCGCCTTTTCTCCTGGGGTAAATGGTAATTGACAAAAAGGTATGAGCGAAAAGACGCTGCGGACTTAGGTAATAACCGTGTCTTTAGCTCGACGCAATGTGGTTGCGAAAGATGAGTGATAATAGCGCTACCTCACCCACTAACAGTCAATCGATGGTAGAACCAGACAAGAGAACCTGGGGCGCCCGGAAAAGGTCCTGGTTCAAAAACCACTGGATCCAGATGCTGGCCCTGCTGTTTTCCCTGCTTATTATCGTGCTTGTGGCTGTTTTTCGACATGAGATAGCGGGATTAGGTAGTTATGGTTATCTGGGAATCTTTGTCCTCTCGGTGTTGGGGGCAGCCACTATTATCGTGCCGGTGCCCGGTTTGGCGCTGGTGTTTACTCTTGGGGGAACTCTGAACCCTCTTCTGGTCGGCTTGGTTTCCGGTGTCGGAGGAACTCTGGGGGAAACTACAGGCTACCTTTTAGGTTACGGTGGGCGTGCGGTAGTCGAAAACAAGCGTATGTATCAACGGATAGAAGGCTGGATGAAGCGGTGGGGTGCCGTCACAATTCTTGTTCTGGCGATCATTCCCAATCCCTTTTTCGATGTTGCTGGGGCGGCGGCCGGCGCTCTCCGGTTCCCTATCTGGAAGTTCTTTCTCTACGGAGGAATCGGGCGCATTATCAAGCATACGTTCGTGGCTTTTGCCGGGGCTTGGGGGATGGAATCTATCTTACGTTGGTTGAACTAAACCAGGGTATACTTTAGTCCCCGATGTAATTTCTGAGGTAACAAATACTCATTTCGTGACTTCCCAAGAAAAGAACCGAGAGCTTTTTCCCTTCTTGACTATTACCTGCATAAGCGCTAGATTATCTTCCCCTCCCGGGGGAAATGCTGAAGAAACAAAAGGAAAAAGTCTCATTTTAAGGTACTCTTTTAGCCATCACTTCTAGAATGCGGAAATTACATAAAAACGCCATCTTTTCTCCATACTTGCTCCACATCGAGGCTCTATTATTAAAATGAAAGGTTCAAAAAGAACCTGAAAAAAGAAAGGAGAATCGATATGGGTAGGAAAGCAAGAATACTGGTCATCGCGGCCTCTTTGGTCGCAGTACTCACACTGGCAACCACAGGAGTTGCCATGGCAGCTGGCCCGAACAGCACTAACGACAAAGGTGTAAGCAATAGCTATGGGCAGGGATATGGATTGGGTGGTCAGGGCATCTGTTCCGACAATGTTACCTCCCTTCTGGGATTAACAGCGGAGGAAATACAGGCCCAGCGACAGGAAGGCCTAAGCCTTGTCCAGATCGCAGCCGCACAAGGTATAACCGAGGAACAACTGATTGACGCCGTCATGGCCGAACGGCAAGCCCGGATCCAAGAAAGAGTGACCACCGGCACTTTAACCCAGGAAAGAGCTACTTTCATGCTGCAAAATATGGAGCAGAATGTAGTCCGTGCTATCAACCGCACTACCGTTGGAAAACCTGAATGGGCTGGTGGCAATGGGGGTGGACAGGGCGCTGGTAACTGCCAGATGACAAAACAGGAGCAGGCCAATCGTGGTAATAGCTACGGCGAGCCGGGACTGGGAACAGGACCGGGAAACATGCATAAATGGGGTAATAATTCCCGGTAAATACACAAATCTAACTTATAGAACAAAGAGGCAGGTGGAGGAAGTTTCTACCTGCCTCATTTGCCATATATCTGGCTGAATAGTAATATGAAAGCGAATATACCTGTCGGGGAGTTGAGCGTTGCCATCTAATAGAATTCTGGTAGTCGATGACGAAAAGAAAATCGTTGAAATTGTAAAGGCCTACCTAGAGAGGGATGGCTATAAGGTTGTTACTGCCTACGATGGCAAGGTGGCACTTGAACTAACACGAAAAGAACATCCAGATCTTGTAGTGCTGGACCTGATGCTCCCCGAAATCAGCGGCTGGGATGTTTGCCGCACAATACGTAAAGAATCGGATGTACCCATCATCATGCTTACGGCACGAGACGATACCACGGATAAAATCGTCGGGCTCGAATTAGGCGCCGACGATTACGTTACTAAGCCTTTCGACCCAAAGGAGATTGTCTCGCGGGTAAGGGCGGTGTTAAGGCGATATGAAAACAGACCCGCCCTTACGCATGTTATCAATACAGGTGATTTAATCATAGATATCGAGCGGCGTATGGTACGCCGCGGCGATACTATTATCGAGCTGACATCAACCGAATTCGACCTTCTCCAGGTTCTGGCGGAAAGCCCGGGTAGAGTCTATACCCGGATGCAGCTGCTCGACAAAATTCAGGGCGAGGCATACGAGGGTTATGAGCGAACAATAGATAGCCATATTAAAAACCTGCGTAAAAAAATTGAGATAGACCCTAACCATCCGAAATACATAATCACGGTTCACGGAGCCGGCTACAAGCTGGAGGAGAATTCGGATGCGTAGCTTAAGCTGGAAACTGGCTGGCGCCCTGTTGCTGATAGTAGCTATTTCCGTTGGACTAATGGCATATCTTATCAATCTCAATACTACCCGCGAGTTTAACCAGTATGTTGCGCAGGGTAACCAGAAGAATATTCAAAGTACGAGCGCCGCTCTAAGTCAACTTTACTCTAAAGAAGGAAACTGGGATGGGATTCAGTCATTGCTCCCCGATTTCCTCCGTTCCCCCAACGACCGGCTGGTTGTAGCTGATGCTACTGGAATAATCGTCGGCGATTCAATAAACCAGTGGGTTGGGAAGACAGCCGGCAGCGTTGGATTGAGTAACGGTACGACCATCACCGCATCCGGGCAAGATGTTGGTGAACTATACCTAATCACAAGTCAGGTGGGGAATGGTAAAGGGTTCATGGGTGGAGGAAAAGGTGGCACTTCCTCCACTCCAACTTCGGTTGCTACGCTGGAACAGGATTTTATCGACCGCTTTAACAACTCATTGTTAACCACAGGACTGATAGTCGCGGCGATTGCACTAATAGTAGGGCTCATATTGACGCGCCAGATAACACGACCGATTAAAGCGCTGGTAAACGGAGTACGCCAGATAGCGAGAGGGAATCTTAAACACAGAGTAGATATCAGATCAAAGGACGAATTAGGTAATCTTGGTGAGTCTTTTAACGCTATGGCGGTTAACCTGGACAAAGCCGAGCAGGAGCGCAAACGCATTGTGGCTGATATTGCGCATGACCTGCGTACTCCTTTAACTGTCATCGAAGGAACCGTTACCGGCATTCAGGATGGTGTATTCCAACCTGACAAAGAACACTTGGATACGATTAAAGAGCAAACATCCCTGTTAACGCGCTTAACCAGTGACTTACGCGACCTTTCCCTGGCGGAATCCGGGCAACTGAAGCTGGTTTTAGCGCCTACTGATTTGGCCGACCTGGCGCAGCGTAAGGCAAACCAGTTTGCGGTGAAAGCACAGGAAAAGGGGATTAAGATAAACACAAACTTACCGGGAAATCTTTCTAACGTCAATATCGACCCGGCCAGGATAGAGCAAGTATTAGGAAACCTGATAACTAATGCTATTCGTCATACATCTTCCGGCAGTATTAAAATCTCCATACAGCAGGTTAACAGTGATGCAGCCCATCAAGTCAATAAACCCAGCTTGATACTATCTGTAGCTGACACGGGGGAGGGAATTGCGGAGGAGCATTTACCCCATATTTTCGAGCGCTTCTACCGGGTTGAAAAATCACGGGCAAAAAGCGAAGGCGGTTCCGGTCTTGGTTTAGCTATAGTCAAGCAGATGGTGCAGGCCCACGGCGGCAATGTCTGGGTTGAGAGTAAAATAGGAAAAGGCAGCACTTTCAATATATCTCTTCCTACATAACCTCTCTCGTCTACATTTCGGTGGAGCACATGGATAACTCTCTAACCATAAGAAATACCACGGAGTACAAAGAGCCTTCAGTTGCAGAGACTCTCAAGCTCCTGCAATCTTCGACCGATGGATTACCCGAGTCTGAGGTTCAGCGGCGGCTCCAGGTATTTGGTTTTAATGAAGTCGCTGAAAAGAAAAGTAACCCTATATTGGCTTTCCTCTCGCGTTACTGGGGTCCGATGCCATGGCTTCTAGAACTGGCCATTGTGCTTTCGGTTGTCCTGAAGCACTATCTGGAAGCTGGCATAATATTTGCACTGCTTACAATAAATACCGTCATCGGTCAGATACAGTCGCGCGGCTCTCAACGAGCCTTGGAAGCTTTGAAGAAACGCCTGGCTATTAATGCGAGAGTATTACGGGACGGCAAGTGGCTAACTAAAGAAGCCAGGGAAATCGTGCCCGGTGATATTATCTCCGTAGGATTGGGTGATATTGTCCCGGCTGATGCCAAGCTGATTAGTGGAGACCTTTCTATCGACCAGTCGATCCTGACCGGAGAGTCTCTACCCGTAGATGTACAGGAATCATCGATCATTTACTCGGGCTCTATCATAAAGCGAGGAGAAGCAAAGTGCATCGTGGTAAACACAGGCGCAAATACGTACTTTGGCAAGACCGCAGAACTGGTTAAGACTGCCAAGCCAAAATCCCACCAGGAGCAGATAATGCTGGCCATCGTCAGGTACATGATGTTCCTGGGTATCGGGGCATTGATTCTCGTTGGCGTCTATGCAGCGATAATTGGAGCAGGCATCCTGTCGATATTGACTTTTGCTGTCATATTCCTCATGGGGGCAGTACCTGTGGCTTTACCGGCGGTGATGACTATTGTCCAGTCAGTAGGCGCGATGGAATTGGCAAAGAAAGGTGTACTGGTTACCAGGCTTGATTCGATTGAAGACACCGCTTCGATAGACATTTTATGCCTGGACAAGACCGGAACTATAACTCAGAACAAACTCTCGATAGGCGAGGTAATACCATATGGTAACCATACCCAAAATGAGGTCATTATGATGGCCGGCCTCTCCTGCCAGGAACAGAGTAAAGATACTATAGATATGGCGCTGCTGGAACGCTCCCGAGCTATTGATATCAAGCAACACTCTTACGAATGTGTTTCATTCACGCCGTTTGAGCCTGCTACTAAAAGATCAGAGGCTGTAGTCGCTGCCGATGGAAAACAATTTAAAGTTATTAAAGGCGCACCTCAGACAGTATTATCGCTTTGCAGAACACTTGACGAAGCGTCTAAAAAGAATGCGAATCAGAAAGTGGAAGAACTGTCACGGAAAGGATATCGCGCTCTGGCTGTCGCCAGATCAGCCGTTGATGATTTCGATAGTCTTGAGCTAGTTGGATTACTATCACTGGCTGATACTCCCCGGCCTGACTCCAAAAGTATGATAAAGAGCGCCAGAGAGCTTGGAGTAAAGCCGCTAATGCTCACCGGGGATAACATCGCCATCGCCAGGGAAATAGCTCTCCAGGCAGGAGTTGGGGATAAAATAATACGGATGGACGACTTCAGGAATTTAAGCGAAACAGAGCAGGCTAAGATCATCGATGAATCCGATGGGTTTGCTGAAATATACCCGGAAGACAAATACAAAATAGTCAAACTTCTTCAATCCAGAGGGCACATGGTGGGCATGACCGGCGACGGGGTCAATGACGCCCCGGCTCTGAAACAGGCGGAGATGGGCATTGCTGTAAGCAGTTCAACTGATGTAGCCAAGGCATCGGCCAGTATGGTCTTAACCGAACCAGGCCTGGCGGTGATAATAGATGCTATAAAGACAAGCCGGCACATCTACCAGAGAATGCTGACGTGGGTCATAAACAAGGTTACCAAGGTAATTCAGGTTATTGGGCTGCTCACAATCGGCTTTTTCTGGTTTCATGATATAGTCGTTTCTTTACTGGGTATGACTTTACTAATATTCGCTAATGACTTCGTAACCATGGCTCTCGCCACCGATAACGTAAAGTATACCGCTAACCCTAACAAATGGAATGTGAAGAATATTACATTTGCATCACTTGTAGTCGGCGCTTTACTTGTCTTAGAGGGAGCTATAGCACTTTTCATCGGCACACATTACTTCCACTTACAGTTGGAACAGTTACGTACTTTCATGGTGCTTACGCTGATATTTACCAGCCAGTTCAGGGTGTATATCGTAAGAGAGAGACGATATTTCTGGTCGTCACGTCCAGGCAGAGAATTGGCTCTGGCGACAATTGGGGCGATAGCTGTATTTACAATACTTGGAATATATGGTGGAATCATTACCCCGCTGACGCCCTACCAGGTTCTTTTTGCCCTGGGATTTTCAGCCCTGTTTACTCTTGCTATTGATTTCCCCAAATACGAGGCTTTCAAAAAGTATGGACTGTGATCTTAAGAGAAACGGCAGTTTATGTGGCTAATAAAACCTAATTCGCCCAAACACTAAGGCCGGATATAAGCCCAGCCCTGAGCTTGTTTTTTGATTAGTTCTCCTACAGCTGAAGGAACGACTACGGCTACTTCTAACATATCGTTTTTGGTCAAGTTATGAGCACGCATGGCATTGGCGCAAGCAGCGAAAATTACGCCCTTTGCAGCAAGCCCCGCAATTTGGGTTTCGTACTTATTAGAGGCTTTTGATAATAAAGTGATAGCTTCATAATTAGCTACTAATTCTACTTCCACTTTTGACTCTCCAAGGTCGGCAAGTAAGTTAACGATATTCTCCAAGCCTAAATCAATCCTTGCTGTATAGTCAATATGAAACACTACTTTATATTTGTTATTCATTTTTCTTCCTTTCATATTTTGTAATTATAGACTAATATCTTTACCTCTTAATGTATTCATATCACACTCTTAATATTATGTCAAAATAGTGTTTTTATCACCATCGCAACGACAACCATGCCTAGACAAAGATATCTTTGACAAACAGGATTTCCCATGTTACTATATGCATATATGCATGAATATGCATATTATCAAGAGACGGAAAAGATAGATATGAGAAATTTGGTTAAAGTATTTAAGGTTCTATCTGATGAGTCGAGGCTTAGAGTACTTAATCTTCTTCTTGAAAGACCTTGCTGTGTTTGCGAGGTTATGCAAGCACTGGATATATCGCAATCAAAGGCTTCCCGTATATTAAGTGCTTTGTATGATGTCGGTTTCCTCAAACTAAATAAAGACGGCTTATGGTCGCTTTATTCCATCGATTGGGACGGAATGGAAGTAAATTTGAAATCTATTATAGAAACGACCGCCAGATCTTTTGAAGGGAACAAGATGATGGCTGCCGACCAGGAGCGCCTGCGTAAGGCAGAGCGGGTAGGCCCCGTTTGTGTTAACAAAACATCCGGAACTAAAGCAATCATATAACTCTCCAGCTTTATTGTATTAGTTCCAGTCATCAGGTAAAGGAGGATACGTAAGAATGGCACCCATAAATAAATCCCCTTTTGAGAATTATAAGCTAACGTTTATCGTTGGCAAGGGTGGTTGAGAGTGATCAGGCGGAGGACCGACGCGTGCCGTCGTGAAGCTAAAGAAAGATATCAGCGAGGAAATGGGCATTATCGCTAAAGCCATTCCCACGATCGCATATGCCCCTTCTATACCAGTTGGCTCCTTCCGGTATAAAAACTGGCGTGTCATTTTAAACAAGAAAGAAATAAATATCAAAGACATTGAAAAAGAGGCGGATGCCATTGAGGTGATGAATTACCTTAAAGAACTTGTAAGCAATCAAACTAAAAACAATAGTGTATTCTGATGGGAGGAACAAAATATGAGTAATGTACCACAATGGGCCTGGGAGTTTCACGGACATCATTGTCCATTTATGCCGCTGGGTTACCGCATGGCGATGCGTGCCATGCAGGAGCTTGGGGTAGAACACGAGCAAGACCACGGATTTTTTATCATCCCGGAACTTGGAGTAGGACATCCGCAAACATGTCTCATGGACGGTATGCAGATAGCCACGGGAGCCACCTACGGCAAATCCTTAATAGAAAAGACTTTTTGGGGCAAGCTGGCGGCGGTCTTTTATCACCCGGAGAAAGGCGCAGTCCGTTTGGCGTTGAAGGCTGACTTCCTTGATGAATTTGGTAAGCTTGAATTCTTCGCTTACCGTATTAAGGGTATAGAGCCCTCTCAAATCCCAGCCGATGTTACGGAAAAAGCTATTGCCTGGACGGATGCCCAGCCGGACGATAAGGTCTTCAAGATTGAAAAATTGCCCAACTATCAATTCAAACGCGTAAAGGGGTCATTCAACAAGGTTAAGTGCGTCAAATGCGGCGAGTATGTTTTTGAACGTTACGTGAGAATGGTAAACGGACAGCCTCATTGCATCCCTGACTCCGGATACTAACCCACGATATCGAACGGAGGCGGGCTTGAACCCGCCTCCGTGAAACGAGAAAGATATGTCAGTAATAGCTATTATCGTTGCCTGTATTGCCGTATTGATTATGGCGATACCATTTTCCATGGTAGGGCAAGGCGGGGGTTCCACCTACGTGCCAGTATTACTGGTAGCCGGAATGGAATTTCATGAGGCATCGACCACCAGCCTGTTCATGATTATGCTGGCCAGTCTGGCAGCAACTCTGGTCTTCGGCCGGAAGAAAACGGTGGACTGGAAGCTGCTGTTTGCCATCGTTCCTCTTGCTATCCTAGGTGCATTTGTCGGAGGATACGTAGCTCAATTTGTAAGCGCTCTGGTATTGAAGATCATCTTCGCAGCAGTACTCATCATCGCCGCCGTCTTCATGCTCCGGCCTGCGACTGAAGGTAAAAGTCCCGATTTCATGCCGGAATGGCTATGCTGGGATAGAAGCTGCGGAGAGTACCGATACCGGATTTCCATGGGGCTGCTCATTCCTGCTACTGCCATAACAGGTTTTATCGCCGGTATGATAGGGGTGGGAGGAGGCCTCTT containing:
- a CDS encoding DsrE family protein; the encoded protein is MNNKYKVVFHIDYTARIDLGLENIVNLLADLGESKVEVELVANYEAITLLSKASNKYETQIAGLAAKGVIFAACANAMRAHNLTKNDMLEVAVVVPSAVGELIKKQAQGWAYIRP
- a CDS encoding metalloregulator ArsR/SmtB family transcription factor, whose translation is MLLYAYMHEYAYYQETEKIDMRNLVKVFKVLSDESRLRVLNLLLERPCCVCEVMQALDISQSKASRILSALYDVGFLKLNKDGLWSLYSIDWDGMEVNLKSIIETTARSFEGNKMMAADQERLRKAERVGPVCVNKTSGTKAII
- a CDS encoding FmdE family protein gives rise to the protein MSNVPQWAWEFHGHHCPFMPLGYRMAMRAMQELGVEHEQDHGFFIIPELGVGHPQTCLMDGMQIATGATYGKSLIEKTFWGKLAAVFYHPEKGAVRLALKADFLDEFGKLEFFAYRIKGIEPSQIPADVTEKAIAWTDAQPDDKVFKIEKLPNYQFKRVKGSFNKVKCVKCGEYVFERYVRMVNGQPHCIPDSGY
- a CDS encoding sulfite exporter TauE/SafE family protein; the protein is MSVIAIIVACIAVLIMAIPFSMVGQGGGSTYVPVLLVAGMEFHEASTTSLFMIMLASLAATLVFGRKKTVDWKLLFAIVPLAILGAFVGGYVAQFVSALVLKIIFAAVLIIAAVFMLRPATEGKSPDFMPEWLCWDRSCGEYRYRISMGLLIPATAITGFIAGMIGVGGGLFVLPLLILLFGVPTRVAIGVSSTYVGIAALPGFIGHLAGGSAFNVWVALPLAAAAFVGATLGPMFSLKIGIKKLRFVLAIVLIALAIWMVVNIFVK